The following nucleotide sequence is from Trifolium pratense cultivar HEN17-A07 linkage group LG2, ARS_RC_1.1, whole genome shotgun sequence.
TTTCGTCTGACACTATCATTTAGTGTCAACCCGGTGATATTATTTATATGCATATCTGATGATGTTGTCACTTCATATGTCAAGGAATGACAATCAACCATCGTCACAAAAATTCGGTGAAAGGCcctaaaaattgtaaaaacaaacaaaactgaaaatgcaCAACACAACAAAAAAGCACAAACACATATTGCATAAAAGCTAGGATTTTATGATGACAGAATTTAGAGCATGTGTATAAAGGAACTAAGAAGCATTTGAGAATAACACAAGCCATCACATTGCAACgaagacaaacaaaaaaaaatgatagaaaaatattcatacatcCGCGAGACAATTTTGCTCAATTATCAAATTATGATAACAATTATGAATGAAAACTAATTTGACACATTAtgataacaattatcaaatttcCATGTTATGACATTCATACAAAAGACGCACAGGTAAATCAATTCTAAGAACCAGACACAAACTTGGTGGCATAGACGCAAGCATTGTTAGCCACAGTGACAATATGGCTTGGAGCCTTGGACAAAGAAACCAAAACATGGAGAACATGACCAAGACCAACCTTCCATTCTTGATCTCTTTAACctttcatatttataagctagttcaaccgctaattttatcaaacactacaaattcaatcagctagtttattcgctataagctaaaagctagttTATAAGCTATCCGCTATACGTTCATTCGCTATAaattagcttatcagctatccgctattttttaccaaacagagtctAAGTCTCGTCAACAACTGTATATCATTGCATTTTAACAAatctcatttattttattttatttttgaaataaatctcatttattttaatacaatatcataaataaatcaatgaaaaatgaaatgagAGTGTACTTTCATAATCACATTTCTTTAATAATATCCAAAATTTTCACTCCACAATGAAATGTCTATTTAAGTACCATCGTAAATGTTCTAAGTATCAACAATAAAATGGTCAAATTGGTAAGAGTTTTTGTCTctttaagcatgtggtcagcaGTTCTATTTCTAATTTATacatatggagaaaattcggttgagaGAGAGATTAGTCATCACTAATAGCAATGGAAACTTTATACCAATAacatagtaacaaaaaaaatctacaaaatTAGCTATAGAATGTATTTTCAtcaattaaacatataataactAGAACATCATGAGATATATATACttagcaacaacaaaaaaaaaaaatcaacatctTTATATTAATTACGACTTCAATTTCCTTTAGacaagaataatgctagcaacacactctttaacaaacacactccaacacactctcttttattggttgaaattcacatgggtcccataaaaaaaatggacccatataatttttatgggacccatataaattttaactaatagaagagagtgtattagagtgtgtttgttaaagagtgtgttgctagcactcctcccTTTAGACAAAGCTATTAGGTATAGAGATTGTTGTTATACTAGTGGTTAGGATGAGACATCCCATTAAATCCAAGATAACACAAAACAATGAAATTGATCGTTGGTGTATCATTTTTAAGATTCCCTATCATTGAATTGGTGAATCATCTATTTCATATATGAAAAACTATACATCACCATACTAAGATAATGTTTGCTTCTTCTTTATAGGCCTTGTTTATTTCTTTAAGATCacaacttattaaaaaaaatattaaacaaaaaaagtaGCTATAGATTCCTATCAAGTCTTGTTTTGTATGTGCTTTCATTATCTTTAGTAAACTTCAaatatcattatcaataattaattaaaaattttatacattaattacattctTACCTACCTTTAATTTCTAACAACTAGAGGAAGGATGagtccaaaaaaataaaacaattggaGGAGGTTTGCACCGTCGCACTCatacacattttttattattatactataaggaaaaaaatataatgtcaagtttttataaaacaatctatagttttctttttttaaaagcCAAAAAATATGTCAAGTTAATTTGTCTTTTAGTCCAGGTCACAAAGTTATTGTTTCCTCAACAGCACTAATGATTTGATCTGTCTTGATTTGGTTCCTTTGACTGATTTCATTGAATTTGttgggagaaaaaaaaactatgtggAATTATTTTTCCTCCCCTATAAGgctatataaataattatatattaatttataaaaaaaattatatattacctcaaaaaataactaattaaataatGGTTATTGGTTTTCTATAATTGACACAAGAAGCTTTGGCTTTGAGAAGGGATAAGAGGAAGCATGAGAATTTAGGATATACCCATTCTTAGATTTTGGAGAGGGACATGTCATTTGGGTAAAAGTTACACGTAATTGCTCCAAAttcatagattttttttcttcttatatttgaAGTTGAAGGAAATTACTCGAGCTTTTAGATAATATGACacaaatttttctaatttagtCAAGATTTTGAGGTTGATATTGAGTTTGGGTATTTAGCAGtattaaatttttagaaaaaatttatcATCAATTTGGATCTCACAAACCTCGATGGATTagtcactatttttttttataagcaatggaTTAGCCACCGTTGTTGCATGCAGAAAATGTCTAATTTACACTCAAATTTAGGGTGGAAGGATGATGTCATAgtctaaaatgaaaattttatggCTCAAAGAGcacttacaaatataattacaTTTACTTTTCTCAAAAGACACCGATAAGACTTGAACTCAAGACTTCCCATActcaaaaaaattgttattttaccACTTGCCCAAACTTTTGagttaatatttaaatatttaaattaagaataatatttaaatatttattatttagaatTAAATGATTTTGGTCCCCTGTCTAACACATTTCTAGATTTGTCCCTTtccttttgtttattttaattcttcctaacatatatatattttttaaaatacttacCTTATTACCCtgtattaattttaattttatgtgcatactttaattttaaacatgtcattttttttataataagagtgTACCTAAGCACAAAGAAGAGAAAATTACATCACGATTTGCCAAAGAGTAGAAACTTCAAGaaaattacattattattatcacACGCCAAATTCGCCAATGTATCTGCAACTGTATTAgcatcataaattcataatgcAAATGACTTATAATAACCTGTCAATCcaaagtaaataattttctacTAATATTCTGCACTAGAGATCCACGTACAACTCTAATTTATTAATCATTGTGTTTGTCACAAGTCACCAGAGGAGGTTTGCACAATACAATACTTACAACTTCATTGTTGATCATTCAAAATTTACCATATTGGTTAGAATTATCAATTCAAAAAGTATTCTATATTTTCATATGTTAAACAATAACATTAACAATAGTAACATGCGTTGGAAGTTGACAACGTGATTCTTTTTGGAAAAGAGAATTCGATTTAAGTCGTTTATTTGTGAGATAATTTATAATCCTAGATTTGTATCATAGTAAATTTAGACCTAAGTTGTAGAATGCGGTAGATTAGATCCTTACATTGGTGATTAGATCCTTACATTGGTGCGTCGTATACAAGAGCTTCTAAAGTTAAACTGGTAGGTGCATTTCAACCATACCTGGCAGGAGGGAAATAGAAGTGCTGACCGGCTGGCTAATTATAGATTCTCTATGAATTCTTTTAACATTTATGTTATGGAGACTCTTCCTACGGAGGCCTTAAGTCCCCTCTCGGATGACATTTCTGGGGTTTGCATGACTAGAAATATTCACGTAACTTTatagtttctttttcttttgttggaCGCTAGCCCTcttttttctacaaaaaaaaaaaatacagtagattagaagaaaaatgacgttaaaaaaaagaaagaaactgcACCTGAATTTTGTTCTTTATAATTGTAACCTTCAATATCTTTTGGTTGAACcaacaaattatataaaaaacaatattacTTGAATGAGAAGATCTGggatttggttttttttttaccaaagaaGATCGGGGATTTAAGCTTTAACTAAAAGTTCGAATTTAACTATaaaatttttaatgttttaagggctcgtttgacccagctttttttagagtttatgcaaacaatttatacaatttttatatattattataagtttgtcaagatagtttttaataaaaatagcttataaaattacaattttcactagtgtgaacttataaaattgtataaaacttaatttatattgcataaactgtttgtataaacactaaaaaaagctgggtcaAAAGGACCCTAATTCTTGTGAGAGATAGAACATTCATTATGGTCCTATCCGACTTTAATagaaaaatacttattttatgtacaaaaaaaacttattttacgACACAAGTAAATTTGCAAGTAGTACTCATACTAAATTTTTACtccatttataaatttattcatGTGTCTTGTGAACTTAACTCAGTAGATAagagacatcacattatatatacatgaactgAGTTCAAAATCTGCACACCCTActttttttgaaccaaataaacttactgcatttcattaattatcaaaagttcaatacatgaaggaataatctcaaatctatggaaactagtccaagaattggccgccctagctaaagtgtgagcaaccgaattcacttgtctcctaataaacttaacttcaaagttcacacatgataacataacaagaataatatcattaacgattgaaagaaactctgagTTCCCGCGCCGTTTGGTacgaatagcatcaaccaacacttgagagtcactttcaaattggacGTTTTCAAAACATCTACTCCTAGCTTCATTCATAGCTTGCAATAATGTCCATGCTTCACCCTCCTTTGTTGATAAAGTTAGTTGCTGTCACTGCGTAATTCCAGCCATAAACTCACCAGAATTATTACGAAAACAGGCACCCATCTCAGTCCTACCTGCACCGACAAAAAATGCtgcatctacattgcacttTAACCATCCTGTACGAGGTTTTTCCCACCGATTGGTGCTGACAAGCGGAACATCATGATCATCGTTACTTCGTAACTTATGGACTGCAAACCACTCGTTCCAATGATCAAACGCAGCCCGACCAATTTGGTTTGGGCTTCTAAAATTatcattccaaattttatcattccgGTTATGCCATATACTCCATAACAGCGTAGCCACTCTACCTATAGTAGCGTAATCCTCATTCTGACACAAGACAAACACTCTATCTGCTGCACTACCTTGCTGACAAGCTGCGGAGCCCAAGACAGATGACAGTCCAGCTGTTTGCCAACTGGATTGAGCAGAAACGCAGGTGAAAAAAGTGTGTACATCATCTTCTACCTCATCTTCACATAATGGACAATGAACATCACAATCAACATGACGTTCTAATAACCGACGCCTCGTTGGGATACATCCCCTACATAGTCGCCAAAGAAGATGACGCGCTTTATGCGAAGCATGCActttccatatttctttccaaTTACCTTCCACATGGTATTTATCATTACGGAAGATACACTTCATAGCAAGCTTGTACCCGGATTTGACAGAGTAACAACCATTTCGTTCCTCCTCCCAAACCATTTTATCCTCATAAACCGACCCAATGAGAGGTGTCACAATAATCCTCTCTGTCACCTGGACTGGGAATAATATGCGAATTTTAGAGTGGAATTCTAGACACATGTAACTAATTTACTTATGtaactaatttttattgattgtttATGAACTACGCACAATTCGTGAAAGTtaatctagaaaaaaaaaattaaggtattATATATAAACTTTGTCTAATACGTACAAATGATGAAACAATTAATCTTTTACCATGCACAATTTTTTTACCTCATTGAATCAATCAATATATTACATCACACCTCATTTGATTCAATGATGAAACTTATTAATGTAGGGTCTTAGcttattttgagcttatgcaaaatagcttatgcaaataaataagtttttatatattatcatAATCTTTTCAAggtaatttataaaaaaaaaaaaaatcttataaagatgcaatttttgttagtaaaaatttatgaattaacataaaaatttatttatttgcatagaCTATTTTTATAacctcaaaaataagtcaaatttaAACAAACCTTTAATGATAAAACATACTTATTCCTAATAAAAGATTTATCTCACTTGTAGACGATAAACTTCACCACaccatgcatatatatacaccAAGTTTAACAACCTACCTAAATAAAACCCAATCTCATGACTTGCTTCATCATTTCTAAAACTCTcccatattaatattttttcccCATCTTATTTTCATtagcatataatataaatagaataaaattgGTACATAATagggaatatgtatattttAGAAGTGGGCCCAAGGTAGGCCCACATAAATGTGTTGGTATGAGGGGTCCATCATGTCTGCTAACAAGTTACCAGCTGGATTAGGCCCACTTTCCTGGGGATAAATTCTAACCAATCATTGCTATCACCGTTTACCACGTGGCAAGTGTTTAATTCAACTTTCACCTTCATCAACGACACTGCACGGTTATTTTAACATTCTGGCTAGTCTTTTCGCTTCAAAAAGCCGTTAATCCCGCCACCTTCTGTTTCTTACGTTTCAACCGCAAAGTTTGAGATTAAATTTCCTCCAAgttacttattattattattattattattattattattattattattattattattattattattattattattattattattattttataaactttgctctaaattattttaaaaatatatatgtttaaatTTCTAacattattcattattattatattatattatattttaattcataCATGACTCCATAGTAATGTTCATGAAATTTATTTGGATTTACACTTTTCATAACTTAGTGTGTGAAATTTTAttactaaacttttttttttatgaaatcgGCTAAACTCTTTTAAACAAAAACAGTGAAGAATGAGACCACTAGATTTGATTTAGTAGTAATAGATTTGAGCAGTATCCATTAGATTTTAAGTTCGATCTTCAAATTCAtcgtagacaaaaaaaaaatagtgaacaatatatgttttttactttttgttttaacaaaaatttacatatttgtcaaataatcaaaattttgTAACTACTTTTGTTAAAATTATGATATGAGATGAAAATTTTGAGTacttttattgtatttatttgatATGAAAAGGCAACTCAATTtactttatgaattttttaggtGAAAATTGTACTTATTTTACGTAAAATTAACACTTAGTTAATTTCAGAGTTCActtgagtcaaaaaaaatttaaaactatatttgTTGATTTGTATTGAAGCGACAATCACAACTAAAACTCACATACACAGTTTCCAGAGAAAAAGGTCTCACAAATCCAGAATTTGACACAATCACCCAAAGTAAataaagtctgacaaaaaattaattCCACCATAAATCAATAACAAGTCAATTGTCAAATATTTCATAGTTATTAATAGCCACAATATTTGGAATTCATAAAATCGATCgataatatagttttttttatatcaataatatacttgactttatttttatttttttttactaaactttatTGTTCTTGTGCTAACCAATTTTCGCTTAAGAaacatgtttatttatttatttatttatttatttatttccagcTTGGTctaaatatgataaatatttgagaaacaatccaaattttttttttttttttgacagtagaAACAATCCAAAATTGTTACTTAAGAAAATTCACtattatttttcctttaaaaaaaatgcaattaaagaAGAGGAAAAAGTGGGAGAGAGGTCACCTTCCTAAGTTTTGCTTCAAAATTCCAACTCTATGCTTCCACACTCACacacatgcatttttatctAGAAAATCTCAATATATCCATTCAAAATTCCCATTTTACCCTCATCATTTCACTAAAATTCCATTACCTACCCCAAACAACATGTGCatgtatatatagatataaatgaATGAATTTCAATACAAATGATACATATTCAtcaaaattcattcattcatcaatcATAACATAACACAAACACCCTTATAAATAACCTtgtaaaattttggtttttattcTTTGGAGAATACTAAATTAAGGTAACATAACACCCCATTTCATTTATTGTCTTTCTTATGTTTGTTTTTGCTATTATTATGATTTAGTTTCAGTTTCAGTCACACCCTTTATGTGTTTTTTGTATGTCCTCAATGAGTTTCTTTTCTTGCTTGTTTGCATTTTATATTCTCAATGAGTTTTTGTCTTCATTGATTTTCTTGattcatattgtttttttttctttattttctgttttcatGAATTTGAATGTTtgatcatggttttaaattgtggtctgCAGTATAAAGGATTTTGAGGTCTCTATAATAGTATTAGAATCGCAATTTCAACTGCGGTAATATAAAGTTCCGAAGTATAGCTGCAATTGcgaccacaatttaaaaccgtGAATTTGATCACTGACAAGTGACAACAGTGGAAATTCAGAAGAAAAgttttttgtgttgttttgtgTTGTGTGATAGGAAATAGAATCTATGGAAGAAGAAATGTTAAGCAATCAAACCAGGTGGAATATTTTTAGTTGCTTTTTGCCTTTTTcttatcttctttttcttttttgtttgctGTGATGAGTTATAAAGTTTGATTCATTTCtcttttactttttgttttctattctgtTTCTTCTTATAGAATTTTCTgcgatttttctttttttttgtcataagcATTTAATTAAGcaatttatccaaacagggtcTAAATGTACTATAGTGTATTCTGATTCTTTTCTTCAGTTTTTAATTCTTGTTTTCCAATTTAGAAGAATTGAATGTAAAGTATAGTCAATTATTGATTATTTTCTTTAGTGTTTAGTTCTTGTTTTCCTATTTAGGGAttgtttggaatttggattgacttatttgagtttatttacTCAAATAAAGagacttgtgagactgtttgagagaacttgtagaaacaacttatgatcATGACCATAAgatgttttcagcttatttttataagctcttcgatatagcttatgaaaacaacttataacatcCATGAAACCagttttactttattttatcatttgttaTAGAAATTCCAAACAGGGACTTAAGAAGAATTTCaaacttgtttttcttattatttcaCTGATTAATTTTAGGTGATTATAGTGTTGAATTCAATGCCTACATTAATTATGGAAGAAGAAGCTAGTGAAAGTTATACTCCTCATAAGGACAACTTTACTCAACAAGCATCACCGAGGAGTACACTAAGTCCAAGAAGTATTCAAAGTGATTCAATTGATTTAGCTATTGATGGTGTTGTAGATACTTCAATTGAACAATTGTATACCAATGTTTATGAAATGAGAAGTTCTGATCAATCACCTTCAAGGGCTAGTTTTTACTCGTATGGTGAAGAGTCGAGGATCGATTCCGAGTTGTGTCATCTCGTTGGAGATATTGTAGATTTGGAGATTACAAAAGAGATTGTAACAACAGAAAGTAAAGAGGATTCCAATGTCAATGCTATTGAGAAAGTTATTGTTTCATCAAGCCCAAGGACCGGTGAAGTATCATCGAAGTCGGTTGCGAAAAGTCGAAGTTTGCATAAGAGGAATGAGAAGGGAAATAGAAAAGGAAATGGATTTTACAATATGATGAGGAAGTATGGGAAGCTTGGTTTGAAAGACGGTATTGTTGACGAGTTAGATAATCCTGATCTTGGACCATTATTGTTGAAGATAACGAGAGATATGTTATCTTCTGGCGAGAATCCGAACAAGGCTCTTGGTTTGGCTCTTAGAGCTCTGAAATCATTTGAGATATGTACTGCAGATGGTAAACCAAGTTTAGAATTGGTGATGTGTCTTCATGTTTTGGCAACAATTTACTGTAATTTAGGACAATACAACGAGGCTATACCGATTCTCGAGCGTTCGATCGATGTTCCAGTGTTAGAGGATGGTCCAGATCACGCACTGGCTAAGTTTGCAGGGTGTATGCAATTAGGTGATACTTATGCAATGATGGGAAATATTGAGAATTCTCTACTGTTTTATACAGCAGGACTTGAAATTCAAGGGCAGGTCTTAGGCGAAACCGATCCTCGATTTGGCGAGACATGTCGATATGTAGCCGAGGCACATGTTCAAGCACTGCAATTTGATGAAGCTAGGAAGCTGTGTCAAATGGCTCTTGATATTCATATGGGAAACGGTTTACCTGCTTCGTTTGAAGAAGCGGCTGATCGGAGATTGATGGGACTAATCTGTGACTCAAAAGGTGATTATGAAAGTGCTTTAGAGCATTATGTTTTGGCAAGTATGGTTATGGCGGAAAACCGTCAGGAACTAGACGTTGCTTCGGTTGATTGCAGCATAGGCGATGCTTATTTGTCATTGGCACGCTACGATGAAGCAATTTTTTCTTATCAGAAAGCTTTAACTGTTTTCAAATCAACCAAAGGAGAGAATCATCCAACAGTTGCTTCAGTTTTTGTAAGGTTAGCTGATTTATACAACAAAATAGGCAAGTTCAAGGAATCAAAAACTTATTGCGAAAACGCTCTTCGAATTTTCGGGAAGAAAAACCCCGGAATCCCTCTTGAAGAGATTGCTAATGGTTTGGTAGACGTTGCTGCAATTTTCCAATCCATGAATGATTTGGAAAAGGGTTTGAAGTTACTCAAAAAAGCATTGAAAATATACAACAATGTTCCTGGTCAACAAAGTACTATTGCTGGAATTGAGGCACAAATGGGAGTTATGTATTATATGTTAGGAAACTATTCTGATTCCTATAACATCTTTAAGAGTTCTGTCGCGAAATTTCGCGCCAGCGGAGAGAAAAAATCAGCGTTGTTTGGAATTGCATTGAACCAAATGGGTCTTGCTTGTGTCCAAAGGTATGCTATAAATGAAGCTACAGATTTGTTTGAAGAAGCTAGGAATATATTGGAAAAGGAGTATGGTCCTTATCATCCTGATACCTTGGGAGTCTATAGCAATCTTGCAGGAACCTATGATGCAATGGGAAGGTAACATTTTTCATTCTACTATTTGTCTCATCCTTAGGAGtctattatttcttttttttttgttctaatcTCGAAAATGTACTACTATTTGTCTCATTTTATCTGTCGTTTAAGATAATGCATAGATCTTAGGAAAACCATTGATTATAATGTTAATATGGAGTAGATCGATTGAGATATCAATAAATAGAGTATTGTTGGAGAAAAATAATTAGTACTCTCTTGATACTCTAAAACTAGCATGCGGTTCGGTTCAGTCTGGATAAAATCTGATTAAGTGTGTTTGGATTATATCGGTTCATCCCTTACCAAGgcataattttatatttatatcatGTCAAATAACATAATACAAGCTGAATAACATCAACATATATAACGTAGTTTTAAGGAGtacttgaattttttattttgaggttTTAATTTCTAACATTTCTTGTTAATTGCAATGATTTGCAGAGTGGATGATGCCATTGAAATGTTGGAATATGTTGTTGGCATGAGAGAAGAGAAGCTTGGAACAGCCAACCCTGATGTTGACGATGAGAAACGTAGGTTGGCCGAGTTGTTAAAAGAAGCAGGAAGAGCAAGGAACAGAAAATCGAAAAGATCATTAGAAACTCTTCTTGATTCCAAATCTCAGCATATAAAAGACAATGGCATTAAAGTCCTATGAATCTGAGGCTGTATATACACAACACAATGAGATTTATCTGGTTTGCAAATTTCACTACAGAAAAGAATAACAAAGTTTGAATAGGTTTCACTTTCAATATTTTCTTACTTAAGATTTTTCACATAAGTTACTCTATATCTATTTTCTATATAGTGCACAGGAAATTTCTATATATGAATATTCTTCtttgtatatttaaatatatgagtTGTGGAAATACAAGTTTCTAAGTAAACAAATGAATGTTGAAACTTCACTTTCTCTGCTGGTGTTGGAAAATTCAGTTTCTTCTAACCATGTTTGAGATGCAACCATTTGTTATATAGTCAAGGATCTTATGAACATGACAAGCATGAATATGACACTAACTATCTTTCTATGCTTACATTGTAATGCAAGATAAAAAGTAAACATCAAATCTGCAAACAAATCAAGGCATTTATTTTGGTAATCACAGTATCAGTATCAAAATTAACTATGAGATTAAATAACATGTATTTTTAAACACATCACACAATGTGGCAACAGGTGaatggatgcatgtgtaaaataattttacaacaGTGCATACCAATTAAATCCTTATATAAATGAAGTTATGAGCAAATCACTATGTTGCAGACGTTACACATGCTCTACATGGTAATTGTTTGAAACAGAAAccaaaatatcaagataaagAGTTAGACACAGTAAAACGACACAGCGATTTTATAATAGAGTTCAGCCAATTTTGACACGTTCTCCGAAAGTAGACAAGTTGTGATATCTATTAATCAATCCAGGCAAAGTGCCCTGATATCTCTAAAGTGAAGTAAGAACATTATGATTTGCTCACTATACAATTCAGACACGATACTGACATATCAGAGTTAACGAACATGTCTTTGCTCAGAAATATCGGAGTTTGTTCTTACTCATGTGCATGGTCTTCAATTCAGTGCATGTCCGTTGGATTATGGAACTCATAAGCATGCCTTCCCAATTGAAACTGGTGGATCAGAGAAGGAGCCATAGGTGATCTTTTTAGCAATCAATTGATTTGCTCTTTGAGAATAGTGTATTCCATCCCAAATAATATGTTGTGAAGGATTTGTACATGGATTTGTATTCACAGTTCCATTTATCATTTCTTTAGTGCCACAATTTATGCGGTAACCAGTGTAACTTCCGCAACAGAAGTTCAACAGATTCACAAAACCTGCCacaaatcaaacataaaaagtTAAGCATTTACTTGATATGTATTGTTagtatgaaaataaaattatattgtcAACCAATCATAAATTGTTACGTCGTTTAAAAATATCGACTTTATTCATAACTACCACAAATTAATGTCATGACAGATTCTTATGATTTCCTGATATAAGTTTATTATCCACTGACTAATTTGATGATTAGGCAGTCTCGTGATTGCACACAGTCAGCCACTTCAGTGGTCATTCGATCAAGATCAAATAGTCCAAATTTtaaacttgtattttttttaaatcaaaatttgCATTGAAATCAGGACTGTCCAATCATCGATCCCACGATTATCGAAGTGGTTGGCTGCATGCAGTCACGGGATTGTGCATTATGAATGCACATAGTCCAAATTCCTAATTTGATGATAGTGAAAACATTTCATCACCTTGGCTCCTTGCATTGCTGATTAGTTCATATTTTGCTTTGTACATATCAACATATGTAAATTTGGCTAATGTAAGTTTCGTCCTTAGTTGAAACACTTGATCC
It contains:
- the LOC123906569 gene encoding protein KINESIN LIGHT CHAIN-RELATED 2, which encodes MPTLIMEEEASESYTPHKDNFTQQASPRSTLSPRSIQSDSIDLAIDGVVDTSIEQLYTNVYEMRSSDQSPSRASFYSYGEESRIDSELCHLVGDIVDLEITKEIVTTESKEDSNVNAIEKVIVSSSPRTGEVSSKSVAKSRSLHKRNEKGNRKGNGFYNMMRKYGKLGLKDGIVDELDNPDLGPLLLKITRDMLSSGENPNKALGLALRALKSFEICTADGKPSLELVMCLHVLATIYCNLGQYNEAIPILERSIDVPVLEDGPDHALAKFAGCMQLGDTYAMMGNIENSLLFYTAGLEIQGQVLGETDPRFGETCRYVAEAHVQALQFDEARKLCQMALDIHMGNGLPASFEEAADRRLMGLICDSKGDYESALEHYVLASMVMAENRQELDVASVDCSIGDAYLSLARYDEAIFSYQKALTVFKSTKGENHPTVASVFVRLADLYNKIGKFKESKTYCENALRIFGKKNPGIPLEEIANGLVDVAAIFQSMNDLEKGLKLLKKALKIYNNVPGQQSTIAGIEAQMGVMYYMLGNYSDSYNIFKSSVAKFRASGEKKSALFGIALNQMGLACVQRYAINEATDLFEEARNILEKEYGPYHPDTLGVYSNLAGTYDAMGRVDDAIEMLEYVVGMREEKLGTANPDVDDEKRRLAELLKEAGRARNRKSKRSLETLLDSKSQHIKDNGIKVL